Proteins from a single region of Thamnophis elegans isolate rThaEle1 chromosome 17, rThaEle1.pri, whole genome shotgun sequence:
- the LOC116520202 gene encoding protein FAM71D-like — MEAPKAPKASKNPSSTRGLFNTNMGPLQRQLRLGEYNLLKCAAMFESDFVQVSKQGGILDVHNQVQQVRVAIAATSPGLPVPDVLLLARPVLLPQQLPPTLQHRYRPRARNRKFELTRLLPLCFVKITIHDQEKKQLRFKMVTGRTFYLQLCPPADNQKDNFDLWVKVVHLLRPPSDISQDKWRQDPWKSEDLAPQATASSATQASDEREISIAEVLSTLQEEILDSPANTMDFLDTPSISTSPTTTLVALQERLESPFPLEVHSSMEEPWRLSPEGKTEDPMALLPVSRYETSDAQKESPEVAHGAGGQRKSKTRTKSSRSRRSHSSKRALMMLPSRAMKGPQENQQA, encoded by the exons ATGGAAGCCCCCAAGGCCCCCAAGGCCTCCAAGAACCCCTCCAGCACCAGGGGCCTCTTCAACACCAACATGGGACCTCTGCAGCGCCAGCTGCGCCTGGGCGAGTACAACCTGCTCAAGTGCGCAGCCATGTTTGAGAGCGACTTCGTCCAG GTCAGCAAGCAAGGTGGCATTCTTGACGTCCATAATCAGGTGCAACAGGTGCGTGTCGCCATCGCGGCCACCAGCCCGGGTCTTCCGGTGCCCGACGTGCTCTTGCTGGCCCGGCCAGTCCTGCTCCCTCAACAGCTGCCCCCCACCCTGCAGCACAGGTATCGCCCCCGTGCTCGGAACAGGAAGTTTGAGCTCACCAG gctcCTTCCCTTGTGCTTCGTCAAGATCACCATCCACGACCAGGAGAAGAAGCAGCTGCGCTTCAAGATGGTGACCGGGCGGACCTTCTACCTCCAGCTGTGTCCCCCAGCAGACAACCAGAAGGACAACTTTGACTTGTGGGTCAAGGTGGTCCATCTCCTCCGGCCCCCCTCAGACATTAGCCAGGATAAGTGGCGCCAGGACCCGTGGAAGTCTGAGGATTTGGCCCCCCAAGCAACAGCC AGCTCGGCCACCCAGGCCTCGGACGAGAGAGAGATCTCCATCGCGGAAGTGCTGAGCACCCTGCAGGAGGAGATCCTGGACAGTCCCGCCAACACGATGGACTTCCTGGACACCCCCAGCATCTCCACAAGCCCCACCACGACCCTGGTGGCTCTCCAAGAGAGGCTGGAAAGCCCCTTCCCACTGGAGGTCCACAGCTCCATGGAGGAGCCCTGGAGGCTCTCCCCGGAAGGGAAGACGGAGGACCCCATGGCGCTCTTGCCCGTCAGCAGATACGAGACCAGCGATGCTCAGAAGGAGAGCCCGGAGGTGGCCCATGGGGCAGGAGGTCAAAG GAAAAGCAAAACCCGAACCAAGTCCAGCCGATCTCGCCGAAGCCATTCGTCCAAGAGAG cactgatgatgttacctagtcgggCCATGAAAGGCCcacaagaaaaccagcaagcttaG